The window GGCATCATCTGGCGCAGGCGACGCCCGACCTGCTCGAGCGGCTGCTCCTGCTCCTTGGCACGCTGCGCGTACAGTTTCTTGGCGCCGCTGCGGTACTCCGCGATCCACTTCTTCGCGTGCGTGCCGTCGCGGATGTCGCTGAGCACCTTCTTCATCTCGGCGCGCACGCGCGCGTCGATGATCCGCGGCCCGACCGTGTAGTCGCCGAACTCGGCGGTGTCAGACACGGAGTAGCGCATGTACGAGAGCCCGCCCTCGTAGATGAGGTCGACGATGAGCTTCATCTCATTGACGCACTCGAAGTACGCGACCTCGGGCTGGTATCCCGCGTCGACCAGCGTGTCGAAGCTCGCCTTCATGAGCTCGCTGATGCCGCCGCAGAGGATGACCTGCTCGCCGAACCAGTCGGTCTCCACCTCCTCGGCGAACGTCGTCGTGATGACGCCGGCGCGCGTCGCACCGACGCCCTGTGCGTACGCGAGGGCGGTCTGCTCGGCCTTGCCGGAGACGTCCTGGTAGACGGCGAGGAGCGCCGGCACGCCCTTGCCTTCCTTGAAGACCTCGCGCATGCGGTGCCCGGGCGCCTTGGGCGCGATCATCACGACATCGGCGTCGGGATGCGGCTTCACCTCGCCGAAGTGCACCGAGAACGCGTGCGCGACGAGGAGCGTCCGGCCCTTGCCCATGTACGGCGCGACCTTCTCGTACGCCTCGCGGTGGTTCTGGTCGGGCACGAGCAGCGCGACGACCTCGGCGTTGCGCGCCGCGTCGCCGGTCTCGCGGACCGTGAATCCGTCCTGCTCCGCCTTCGCCCAGCTCTTGCTGCCGGCCTGCAGGCCGACGATGACGTCGTATCCGCTGTCGCGGAGGTTCTGCGCGTGCGCGTGACCCTGGCTGCCATAACCGATGACGGCGATGGTCTTGCCGCGCAGCGCCCTGGGGTCGGCGTCCTTGTCGTAATACACCGTTGCCATCGTCGTCCTCCTCTTAGAGATAGGTCTTCGTCGTCAGGTTGTTGAGCCGCGGGTTGAGACCGAGCATCTGGTCGGCGTCGATCGGCACCTCGACGAGCAGCGAGCGGCCTTTCTGCTCATAGCACGCGTCGACGATGTCGCTCAGATTCGAGAGGTCGGGCGCGACGCGAACGCCGTCCCAGCCGTGCGCCTCCGCGGCCTTCACGAAGTCGATCTGCGGCAGCTTCGAGTGGTACTGGCGCTTCGGGACGTCGGGGATGATGACCTCGAGGCCCTTGTCGACGATCCCGTACACGCCGTTGTTCACGACGAAGACGCGCAGGTCCATGTTCGCGGCGTCCGCGAGCGCGCCTCCGAAGAGACGCCAGCAACCGTCACCGGTGAACACGAACGTGTTGAGCGATGGGTCACCCGCTTTCGCACCGACACCCAGGCCGAACGCGCCGCCCATC is drawn from Candidatus Limnocylindria bacterium and contains these coding sequences:
- a CDS encoding thiamine pyrophosphate-dependent enzyme, whose product is GFDAGEYSLNLGKINAGHVWHFTDLRDAYGHKQGEFRHRVGHEYRLVRGDIGFVLEEILKRLPSALGERPEVIPAPESLNRREISRETRPGTVDAMEFYGRLHAAWRPNSIGFDDVCTAYKDRQYVAQRPSENIRFFTTHDGSAMGGAFGLGVGAKAGDPSLNTFVFTGDGCWRLFGGALADAANMDLRVFVVNNGVYGIVDKGLEVIIPDVPKRQYHSKLPQIDFVKAAEAHGWDGVRVAPDLSNLSDIVDACYEQKGRSLLVEVPIDADQMLGLNPRLNNLTTKTYL
- the ilvC gene encoding ketol-acid reductoisomerase, which translates into the protein MATVYYDKDADPRALRGKTIAVIGYGSQGHAHAQNLRDSGYDVIVGLQAGSKSWAKAEQDGFTVRETGDAARNAEVVALLVPDQNHREAYEKVAPYMGKGRTLLVAHAFSVHFGEVKPHPDADVVMIAPKAPGHRMREVFKEGKGVPALLAVYQDVSGKAEQTALAYAQGVGATRAGVITTTFAEEVETDWFGEQVILCGGISELMKASFDTLVDAGYQPEVAYFECVNEMKLIVDLIYEGGLSYMRYSVSDTAEFGDYTVGPRIIDARVRAEMKKVLSDIRDGTHAKKWIAEYRSGAKKLYAQRAKEQEQPLEQVGRRLRQMMP